From Anastrepha obliqua isolate idAnaObli1 chromosome 3, idAnaObli1_1.0, whole genome shotgun sequence:
TCTccccatccgcaaactgggttttgagggttATGCTATGGGAGAGTCGACTCGGATATAGGTATCTCTGTTTTCAATGACGGATCAAAGATGGAATCTGGAATGGGAGCGGTGGTTATccctaaatcagccaatatttcagtctcctttaaactgccggaaacgagcagctttagggatcgctgttgggagggagacactaatatttttttgtgatagaCAACCTGCAATCAAAGCCCTGTCGTCGCCTTATTGCAACTCTCTTCTGGTAAACTCAAAAAgaaactcaaacgtctcgaaagTTCAGGAAATATTTCCTTTATCTGAGTTCTGATTACAATTGTCCCCTTCTCGGACATcagtgtccccttgaccgttgttaaagggaaactgcacaatttctttctaaaaaaagcgcaagacggATGGAAGTCTGTcccatcgtgtgctatttcaaaaacactaTAGCCTCAagacgatagaaacagaacgcttgaGGTGATGGGAATTCCCcgccattaaatttccaaactcattgtcACTGGGTAATCGGTACTCATCCGGAGACGCagggaattccgtacaacccctattgcagaagctgtggggatcctgcagtgaaagagactgttgagcactttctctgcaaatgtctggCTCTGGCGgcaagtgctacttgtagtgcaTCACGTTTAAAATGTTAATACTAAATTTCCGTTCCTAATGCGACAAGCTATAATTCCCATTGCATATGAGCttgtttgtttccaaaaatgaaaagccagcaagaattaaattttacttggcGGAGCGAACTTAGCCTTCCTTACTTGTTAACTATAATTTGCAGTATCTGTCATTTATCGCTTGGACCGTTCATATGTAGAAGTCTTTGAGTATATAAAACCCGATACCACGTGGATAAAAATTATTCGTTTAAAATTTGTGTTGCAGTTATGAAGCTTCTGAGCATTTTCGCCTTATGCATTGCTGGCGCTGCACACGCCTTCAGCGTAGTGGAACTCACCCCGCACCACATTGAATCGCCAGTGTTAGCCAATATCGTTGAATCAACTAATAATATCGAACCGAATGGACGGATTACTAATGGGGAAAAGGCTACTGCTGGTCAATTTCCCTACCAAGTTGGTCTTCTACTGAAATCGAATGCTGTCTCCTCGGCCTGGTGTGGTGGTTCTTTGATTTCGAACACGTACGTCTTGACAGCTGCGCACTGCATTGACAGGTACGACAActctgtatattttttatgtatcaaaaattaattttcaaaatatattctcTCAACAGTATCCCTGAAATTACAGTTTATTTGGGCGCTACTGAACGCACATCTCCCGAATTTACACACACAGTTACCAAAGCCGATGTTATCATTCATTCTAGCTGGAACAGAAGAACCCTGAGAAATGACATTTCACTCATCAAAATCCCCTATACACCTTATACAAGTAAAATTAGTGCGGTCCAGCTACCCTCCATCGCCAATTCCTACTCAACCTATATTGGTGAGCGAGTTGTTGCATCTGGTTGGGGTCGCACTTCTGATTCTAGCAACTCAGTCACCAAACATTTGATGTTTGCCACCTTAGAAGTCTTTTCGAATTCATTGTGCGCTAAGTCCTATGGAAGTTCCTTTGTGCGATCGTCCATCATTTGTGTTGCGACGCCTAGTGGTCAGTCCACCTGCAACGGTGATTCTGGTGGTCCATTAGTATTGGAATCGTCTATGATTCAAGTTGGTTTAACCTCGTTCGGGGCAAGCATTGGCTGCGAGTTGGGCTATCCAATCACATTCACTCGTTTGACCAAGTACTTAAAATGGATCAAGGAACATACAGGAGTTTCATACTAAATCGAATTAAGTATTGATGCATTTGAGAAATTCAACTGAGGCTACgtatttactttaataaaatgaatGAGTTAGTGATGGGAATCTACAATTTATAAGAATATTGGCCTTAAAGTGGttacaaactaaaaatattcattgGTATGAAAAAAACGCCAGTTTAAtccttaaacatattttaaatttgcctAAGCTTTCTTTCGCTGCTTGCTTTGCTTCCTCTTTCAaaagctattatcttttttttatataagcaCGTCAATACCggattttatttaatgaattaaccACTAATTTAGATGGgctgtttttaaagaaaattctttTGGCGACATCAGAGGCCCATTGTGGCGTATGGAAAAGCTTTCTCTATTACTATATCAAATAATCTTTGAACCGTCCCGTTTCATTAGCGAATCTAAaccttttcaacaaaaaaactgtGCCAAAATGGTCCAGATTCTCAAAATTGGAGGTGCGTTCTTCGAAGTTTAAAGCAGTCGCCTAGGAAGTACTGAATGTCTTCTGTCAACCCGTACAAAAATGTTATTCGGAGCTCCGGATCTGGAGGCTATA
This genomic window contains:
- the LOC129242337 gene encoding serine protease 1-like isoform X2, encoding MKLLSIFALCIAGAAHAFNGRITNGEKATAGQFPYQVGLLLKSNAVSSAWCGGSLISNTYVLTAAHCIDSIPEITVYLGATERTSPEFTHTVTKADVIIHSSWNRRTLRNDISLIKIPYTPYTSKISAVQLPSIANSYSTYIGERVVASGWGRTSDSSNSVTKHLMFATLEVFSNSLCAKSYGSSFVRSSIICVATPSGQSTCNGDSGGPLVLESSMIQVGLTSFGASIGCELGYPITFTRLTKYLKWIKEHTGVSY
- the LOC129242337 gene encoding serine protease 1-like isoform X1; amino-acid sequence: MKLLSIFALCIAGAAHAFSVVELTPHHIESPVLANIVESTNNIEPNGRITNGEKATAGQFPYQVGLLLKSNAVSSAWCGGSLISNTYVLTAAHCIDSIPEITVYLGATERTSPEFTHTVTKADVIIHSSWNRRTLRNDISLIKIPYTPYTSKISAVQLPSIANSYSTYIGERVVASGWGRTSDSSNSVTKHLMFATLEVFSNSLCAKSYGSSFVRSSIICVATPSGQSTCNGDSGGPLVLESSMIQVGLTSFGASIGCELGYPITFTRLTKYLKWIKEHTGVSY